The Gemmatimonadota bacterium region TGAGGTCTATACCATCGAGGCCCTCGGAGACTGCATATCCCAGGAGGCCGAGGATCGTCGGTATCAAATCGACCGAACTGGTGAGGGTTTCGCCGATTCCACCGCTGGCAATTGCCGAAGGGAATCGCATGAGCAGGGGGATGCGCGCGACAGTATCATAACAGAGGCGTTTGCTGTGGTCATTCCACCGGTGGTCAAAGAGGTGACCGTGTTCGGAGGTAAAGACGACGAGGGTATTTTCTGCTATTCCTTTGTCATCGAGTGTTTTCAACAGGTCGCCAACTGCATCGTCAATCGCTGTACACATCGCGTAGTATTTGCGTCGTTTTTCGTCCTCGGGGTAGAGTTTTTGATAAAGTGCTTCGTATTTTTCGGGGACAGAATAAGGCGGATGGGGAGGATAATAGGATACATAAGCACAGAATGGACGTGTGTCCTCTTTGCGAATAAAATCAATGGCGGCTTGTGCCAGCACATCCGTTTGATACACTTTTTTGCCGTCGATTGTGTAGTAATGCCCTTGTCCTCGGCCGTCGCGGGGATATGTGGGCATTGTCTCCCAGGCGTCTCTCGATGGATCTCCCAGATGCCATTTGCCAAAGTAGGCACACCGATATCCCACAGCTTTGAGGAAATCGGGAAAAAGCGGTATTTCTGGATCTATATCCCATGTGTTTTCGAGCACGCCGTGATTGTGCGGATAAAGGCCCGAGAAAATTGTGCCGCGATTTGGCCCGCAGACGGGTTGTGCGGCATAAGCTCTGTCAAATCGCATTCCGTCCGATGCCAACCAATCCAGATTGGGTGTTATAATGCCCTTTTTTCCATAACATCCCACGCCATCCTGGCGATGTTGGTCTGTTAAGATGAATAGCAGATTGGGCTTTGGCCCCGTGGTAGCCCTGCTCATCTGTGATACATTTTGTGCCATATCAACTCCCATTACATTTCACCAG contains the following coding sequences:
- a CDS encoding sulfatase-like hydrolase/transferase, which codes for MAQNVSQMSRATTGPKPNLLFILTDQHRQDGVGCYGKKGIITPNLDWLASDGMRFDRAYAAQPVCGPNRGTIFSGLYPHNHGVLENTWDIDPEIPLFPDFLKAVGYRCAYFGKWHLGDPSRDAWETMPTYPRDGRGQGHYYTIDGKKVYQTDVLAQAAIDFIRKEDTRPFCAYVSYYPPHPPYSVPEKYEALYQKLYPEDEKRRKYYAMCTAIDDAVGDLLKTLDDKGIAENTLVVFTSEHGHLFDHRWNDHSKRLCYDTVARIPLLMRFPSAIASGGIGETLTSSVDLIPTILGLLGYAVSEGLDGIDLSDSIRQGGKTGREALVIVNTPFIDKKGEGPNQPELDKGEERCVVSGDWKLILSTVRKPELYHLPSDPGERQNRWQEMASSETVANLKTHLQAWANKTRDKLAPGLLRKI